The DNA region CGCAAGCGGTCAACGAAATGGACAACAAGCTGGCCAGAACAATAGATGCTGCTTTTTTTCTTTTATGCGTTTTCAATGCAAATCCCCCTCTAAACCATGTAATGAATCCGTTTGCAAGTCCAATTATAGAATCTTAATCTTCTCCGGTACATGTCTGTGGTTGAACATTTATGTGTAAAATACTGAACTTGAAATCGCTATCATTTCATTCAGACGCATGATACAGTAAGACGTGATACAGCTAAGTTTCGTAGCATAATAGAACAGGAGGCTTCTCAAAGAATGGTCAAATTCATACATAGAGCTACACAGTTCAGCTTGCAGACCAAAGTATTTTTAACTTTTCTGGCATTGCTTTTGTTCGTGCTGGGCTGTTTTATTGTTTATGTAAACCTTGTCGTTATCCGGCCGCTCAAACAAAAAACAGAGGAGGATACACGGGTCACGGCCACAAAAGTGCGAGAACAGGTCGACTTATACGTAGAGCAGCAAAACCAGATGTCCCAGCGCATATTGTCTAATAAGGATATCTTCACAACGATGGACAAGAGTTCCTCGGCTCCAAGCAATTATGAAAGATTGAAACAAATCCGGAAGCTAAAAGATATTATGTTCCAGGCTATTGGCCCCAGCATGAACATCAAGGACATGTCTATATATGATAAACAAGGCGTACTGCTCACATCGTATCTTGGTTCAGAACATCCCCCGACGATCCTAAGCACCATGATGGAAAACAGCAAAAGTGGACGAGAGTGGAGCGGGAACGGTTTTATCCTGCTCCGTCAGACAGATACCATCTTCTTCGTCCGCACGGTCAACGATCAAAATGGCAAGTTATATGGATATCTTAGTATTCAGATGGATCAGGCCTATATTCAAAACCTTACGGAAGGAATAACCGCAGGGGATGTTTTTATCCTGAACAAGCAAGGTGAGCAAATGACTGGCTCCGAACTGAAAGGGAATATATTGGAATGGACAGAGCCTGTAACCGATGAGGGGCTGGCCGTCGACGAACAAAATAATTACGTTACCCATTCCACATCTCACAAAACGGGGTGGATAACGTTTATCGTAACACCGAAAAACTCGGCTTTAGGCTCGATCCACTCGGTACAAAGCATGTCCATTTTGCTGATTACTGCCTTGATCCTCATTTCTTTTGTTTACATTTTCTTCTCTACACGGAACCTGTTGCTTCCCATTCGCAAGCTTCGCAGTCAGATTTGGCGCATCAACTACAGCAATATGAAGCTGAAAATCGATGATCGGCCCAAAAATAACGACCTGCTGCTGCTGAATGAAGCTTTTCAGGATTTGATGGAGCGATTACAGGAGTCCATTGACCGCGAGAAGAAGGCATTGCATGAAGAAGTCACCGCACGGAATTCCGCACTGCAAGCTCAGATTGCTCCTCATTTCCTTCATAACGTTCTTTATTTGATCAGCATTGCTGCTCAAGAGGGGAAAACCCGGGTCGTGTCGGATATGTGCAAGCATCTGTCAGACAGTTTGCGGTATATCGTTTCATCTCCTTATGCGCATGTGACCATGACGGATGAGCTTGAGCATACGAGACATTATTTGTCGTTGGTACAGCAAAAGTATGAAGATGATTTGGAATGGAACATCCATGCGGATGCATTGACGAGTGAAATTCGGCTGCCGCGGTTGGTCATCCAGCCATTCGTTGAAAACTGTATTGAACATGCATTTTTCAACACGACTCCTCCTTGGCGTATCCAGATTACGGTGAAGCAGTATAACGGATTATGGGCTTTGGAGATCAAAGATAACGGAGAGGGCTTCCCACCAGATAAAATTAAGGAGATTTTGTCCAATATTCAGAGTTCCGAATCGGGTATGAATCAACCTGCTAATCGCCAGACAGCTCTTGGCAACATGGGGATCGTCAATAGTGTTAATCGACTTAAACTGATGTATAGCAATCGGCTATTTTTTAATATATACAACAATCATTTGGACGATGAAAAAGGGGCAACCATTCAAATCATCGGTTCGATGACGAAGGATTTTTACTGAGCACAGGAGGAATATACCATGTACAATATCATGATCGTTGAGGATAGCAAACCGATATTACGCAATATCAAAATGCTTTTGGATAAGCTGAACTTTCCAATTCACGTGGCTGTTACGGCCACGAATGGGGAAGAAGCGCTGACAGCGCTTCAGAAGCATCCCATTGATCTTCTGTTGACCGACATACGAATGCCCAAGATGGATGGCTTGTCCCTAATTGAGCAGGCGAAGCTTGCCCAACCGGGATTGAAGGTCATTCTACTTAGCGGGTATAGCGATTTTGAATATACGCGAAAAGCATTAAATTTGCAGGTTTTCGACTATTTGCTGAAACCTATCGAGCTAGAAGCTTTGGAAGAAGTCATGGGCAGAGTTATTAAACAGCTTGATAACCAAAGATCAAGGAACTTTCATGAATTGCAGGAGATTGTTGATCCCCATGATTATGCTGAACTCAAGCCAGAAGAACATTCTGCTTTTTTAAACCAAATGATGATCGTTCTGCGGAGGCAGCCTTTTACCCCGGAACGGGAACGATGGGGGCAAAAGACGTTACAAGCTTCATTGGAGGATTTTTTTGCTCCACGCCCATGTAAAGTGTTTTTGAGCCAAACTCCGCAGCAATACATCGTTTTTGTGAACAGGAGCATTCTCGATCTGTATTCTTCTGTACATGAATGTCTCGAATCGTTGCGGCGGCATCTGTATGCACAAGGTATGGATACAACCATCGGGGGACAGCTGGCATGGTCGGAAACCGACGATAATCTGTCTGAACTTTATCACCAAATATCGTACATTTTATCGACACATCAGCGATTGAACAATGGATTGGTGCTGGACACCGGAAATTCAGTCACCATGACAAGAACCGAAGCAGGCTGTCTGGATTCCATAAGTGAATCGGCTTTTGTCCATATGATACAAGCTCATCAGAAGGAACAGTTCGCCCTCAAGCTCTCCGAGTTGATGAATCAATGGAGGGAGGAAAACGTGCATGTTAAGGAAGTGGAACGATTTATCGGATTAGTAGTGGATACATTCGCATATTTGATTGAAGAACAGGGTTCGGGAATTAGGCTTGGTCTGGATCTCAGAGCAAAAAAGCTGTGGGATGGAGAGACTTATGGCGATTTTTGCCGTGAATTAACGGAATGGATCGGACAATGTTTTGAAATGCTTCAATCCCATGGACGGAAGAGCAGAGAAGTTCTATTTGAGCAAATGGATGAGTACATCCAACGGAACAAGTATACTCAAATATCCATCAATGACATTGCCATGAAGTTTCACGTCAGTCCTTCGTACGTCAGCAGAGTCATTAAAAACGTAACGAAAGTCACATTTGTTCAGTATTACAGCAAGCTTAGGATTAAGGAGGCATGCAGACTCATGGAGTGCCAGCCTGAGATGAAGTTTAAGGAGTTATCGGATTTGCTTTCGTTCAGTGATCAGCATTATTTCTCCAAGGTGTTTAAGGAATATACGGGACTCAGCCCGACAGAATACAAAGAAAGATTGTATAATCGGTAGTGGTCAATGGATGGGAATGGTCGTATATTAATAATATGTGGTTATCTGGACAAACACGGATCCACATTGTGCTATAACTAGCGATTCTACATAAAAGGACGGGGAAACATGGACTTTAAACCACTTGCTTCATTTATGGACCGCATCACATCCTGGAGAATTCCGTGGGCAGAGGTGCTGGTAATGCATCAAAATGATACCGTTTTCCATTACCGTAACGGTTTCGCCAACCTGGAGGAGAAAACGCCGATTGGCGATGGAGCGATCTTCAACCTTTATTCCATGACAAAGATCATGACCTGTGTGGCAGCGCTTCAACTTGTGGAAAGAGGGCAAATATTGCTAAGCGATCCGGTATCCGACTATCTGCCGGAGTATGCCGAGATGCAGGTGAAGAAGACACTGTCGAACGGAGAAGTCAGGCTGGAAAAAGCAACAAAGGTGATAACAGTACGCGATTTGTTTACGATGACTGCCGGTTTTTCCTATGACGTTGGATCACCGTCTATTCAGGAAGCGGTGAAGAGCACAAACGGTACATTATCGACACGGGATTTTGCGAAGGCGCTCTCCAATGAACCCCTTCTGTTTGAACCAGGTACACATTGGAACTACAGCATGTGTCATGATGTTCTTGGAGCCTTGGTAGAGGTCGTAAGCGGCAGACGCTTTGGAACGTATCTGCGGGAAGAAATCACGGGACCGCTTGGCATGAATGATACAGCATTTGATCTTAATGATGAGCAGCAGGCTCGTCTAATACCGCAGTACGTGTACAATGATGAGCTTGAAGAACCCGTACGTATGGACGGGAACGGATTCCGTGTAGGTACGGAATTGGAGAGTGGAGGCGCCGGACTATTGTCCACCGTTAGCGATTATGCCTTGTTCCTGAACGCCCTGACTGGGCGCGGTACCAGTCCGGAAGGTGTGCGCATTCTGTCGCAGGCTTCAGTGGATTTGATGCGTACGGACCATCTGAACGACATGACCCGTAGTGATTACTCATGGGATCATATGAACGGATACGGCTATGGGCTGGGTGTCCGTACTCATATCAGCAAGTCAGGCAGCGGCTCGCTAAGCCCTCTCGGGGAATTTGGATGGAGTGGGGCTGCCGGATGCATGGCCATCATTGACCCGGACTCCAAGCTCACCGTTATGTATGCCCAGCACTTATTGAATAATCAAGAGCCATATATTCATCGACGCTTGCGCAATATTGTCTACTCCTGCTTGTAGTCATTTTTACAATGAAAAACAGGGACGCGAACATGACCTGCACCTCCAATTGTTGATAATGTCTAACAATTGGGGTGCAGTTCAGCAACGCAGCCCTGTATTTATTTTTTTTTCTTGAATTGAGATTCGAGGGTATTGCGACTATGTAAAGGGTATTCGATTAACCAAGTAGATACCGATCGACACGAACAGCAATGCAACTAGATTTTTCAATTCCATAATCGTTTCTCCCAGAAACAACGCTGATAATAACGCGCCAAACACAGGGATAAGAAAGTTAAATACAGACACTTTCCCCACTTTGTTATATTTAAGTAGTAGATTCCACAAGCAAAATGCGGTTGCTGACAATAAAACCAAATAAATTAAGTTACCCGTAGACTCCAACGTAAAATGCGTAACACTCCCACCAAGCAAGAATCCCAGGAGGGTAAGCACCATACCGCCGACAAACAGACTAAAACCCGTTATGATCAAGACATCGATGGAGGTTGTTAAATGTTTGGCGTAAATGGCTGTAATGGAAAAAATAAGAGAAGCCATGATAACGAAACCTTCCCCGGTGAACGAAAACGAAAATGCCAGTAGGTCTGAATGGAAATTAACAATGATTACGCCAATGAATCCAAGCAAACAGCCAACGACTTTATTTTTGCTGAGCTTATCATTCTTATAAAGAAAATGGGCTAGAACCACACTGAAAAAGGTCGCTGTTGCATTCATGATTGAGCCTTTGACGCCCGTTGTATTGGATACACCCACGTAAAAAAACATATACTGTAATCCAGTTTGCAATACGCCAAGCATGGTTAGACCTGCCCATTGACGTCTGGACAATCCGAATTTCTTCTTTCTTACGATATGAAACAGGATCAAAAGTAGTAAGCCCGCCAATATAAAGCGATATCCAGCAAATACAAACTTTGACGCAATATCTTCTGGCATTATGCCAAAGGCAATATACCCAAGCTTAATAGAAGGGAATGCACTCCCCCATAATAAGCAGCAAAAACTTGCGAT from Paenibacillus sp. JNUCC-31 includes:
- a CDS encoding cache domain-containing sensor histidine kinase: MVKFIHRATQFSLQTKVFLTFLALLLFVLGCFIVYVNLVVIRPLKQKTEEDTRVTATKVREQVDLYVEQQNQMSQRILSNKDIFTTMDKSSSAPSNYERLKQIRKLKDIMFQAIGPSMNIKDMSIYDKQGVLLTSYLGSEHPPTILSTMMENSKSGREWSGNGFILLRQTDTIFFVRTVNDQNGKLYGYLSIQMDQAYIQNLTEGITAGDVFILNKQGEQMTGSELKGNILEWTEPVTDEGLAVDEQNNYVTHSTSHKTGWITFIVTPKNSALGSIHSVQSMSILLITALILISFVYIFFSTRNLLLPIRKLRSQIWRINYSNMKLKIDDRPKNNDLLLLNEAFQDLMERLQESIDREKKALHEEVTARNSALQAQIAPHFLHNVLYLISIAAQEGKTRVVSDMCKHLSDSLRYIVSSPYAHVTMTDELEHTRHYLSLVQQKYEDDLEWNIHADALTSEIRLPRLVIQPFVENCIEHAFFNTTPPWRIQITVKQYNGLWALEIKDNGEGFPPDKIKEILSNIQSSESGMNQPANRQTALGNMGIVNSVNRLKLMYSNRLFFNIYNNHLDDEKGATIQIIGSMTKDFY
- a CDS encoding response regulator transcription factor: MYNIMIVEDSKPILRNIKMLLDKLNFPIHVAVTATNGEEALTALQKHPIDLLLTDIRMPKMDGLSLIEQAKLAQPGLKVILLSGYSDFEYTRKALNLQVFDYLLKPIELEALEEVMGRVIKQLDNQRSRNFHELQEIVDPHDYAELKPEEHSAFLNQMMIVLRRQPFTPERERWGQKTLQASLEDFFAPRPCKVFLSQTPQQYIVFVNRSILDLYSSVHECLESLRRHLYAQGMDTTIGGQLAWSETDDNLSELYHQISYILSTHQRLNNGLVLDTGNSVTMTRTEAGCLDSISESAFVHMIQAHQKEQFALKLSELMNQWREENVHVKEVERFIGLVVDTFAYLIEEQGSGIRLGLDLRAKKLWDGETYGDFCRELTEWIGQCFEMLQSHGRKSREVLFEQMDEYIQRNKYTQISINDIAMKFHVSPSYVSRVIKNVTKVTFVQYYSKLRIKEACRLMECQPEMKFKELSDLLSFSDQHYFSKVFKEYTGLSPTEYKERLYNR
- a CDS encoding serine hydrolase domain-containing protein, with translation MDFKPLASFMDRITSWRIPWAEVLVMHQNDTVFHYRNGFANLEEKTPIGDGAIFNLYSMTKIMTCVAALQLVERGQILLSDPVSDYLPEYAEMQVKKTLSNGEVRLEKATKVITVRDLFTMTAGFSYDVGSPSIQEAVKSTNGTLSTRDFAKALSNEPLLFEPGTHWNYSMCHDVLGALVEVVSGRRFGTYLREEITGPLGMNDTAFDLNDEQQARLIPQYVYNDELEEPVRMDGNGFRVGTELESGGAGLLSTVSDYALFLNALTGRGTSPEGVRILSQASVDLMRTDHLNDMTRSDYSWDHMNGYGYGLGVRTHISKSGSGSLSPLGEFGWSGAAGCMAIIDPDSKLTVMYAQHLLNNQEPYIHRRLRNIVYSCL
- a CDS encoding DMT family transporter, coding for MNEIKAIEQPNKFSNPLFVTLIASFCCLLWGSAFPSIKLGYIAFGIMPEDIASKFVFAGYRFILAGLLLLILFHIVRKKKFGLSRRQWAGLTMLGVLQTGLQYMFFYVGVSNTTGVKGSIMNATATFFSVVLAHFLYKNDKLSKNKVVGCLLGFIGVIIVNFHSDLLAFSFSFTGEGFVIMASLIFSITAIYAKHLTTSIDVLIITGFSLFVGGMVLTLLGFLLGGSVTHFTLESTGNLIYLVLLSATAFCLWNLLLKYNKVGKVSVFNFLIPVFGALLSALFLGETIMELKNLVALLFVSIGIYLVNRIPFT